The Desulfobacterales bacterium genome window below encodes:
- the grpE gene encoding nucleotide exchange factor GrpE, translating into MTEKAIKQAETADRDTAAEPKADTTKKEKKKSAFLIEELKTKLEEKEQEAKENYDRFLRNAAELENYKKRTARQMDDFRKYANDSLIMELLAVVDNLERAIHSSCDDKNSNLCVIEGVQMTLDEILKILDKFGVKPIAALEQAFDPAFHQAVMQEETSDAPAQTVTKELQKGYLLHDRLLRPAMVVVSK; encoded by the coding sequence ATGACTGAAAAAGCCATAAAGCAAGCCGAAACCGCAGATAGGGACACAGCAGCTGAACCAAAAGCGGATACGACTAAAAAAGAAAAGAAAAAAAGTGCGTTTCTGATTGAAGAGCTGAAGACCAAACTGGAAGAAAAAGAGCAGGAAGCCAAAGAGAATTATGACCGTTTCCTGAGAAATGCGGCTGAACTTGAAAATTACAAGAAACGCACCGCCCGTCAGATGGATGATTTCAGAAAATATGCAAATGACTCTTTGATCATGGAATTACTTGCCGTGGTTGACAACCTCGAGCGGGCCATCCACTCATCTTGCGACGATAAAAATTCGAACCTCTGCGTGATCGAAGGGGTTCAGATGACCCTGGATGAAATACTGAAAATTCTTGATAAATTCGGAGTAAAACCGATTGCGGCGCTGGAACAGGCCTTTGACCCAGCGTTTCACCAGGCTGTCATGCAGGAGGAAACGAGCGATGCTCCGGCCCAGACCGTCACTAAAGAACTGCAAAAAGGGTATCTGCTCCATGATCGGCTGCTGCGGCCGGCCATGGTAGTGGTTTCAAAGTAA